A region from the Benincasa hispida cultivar B227 chromosome 8, ASM972705v1, whole genome shotgun sequence genome encodes:
- the LOC120083124 gene encoding katanin p80 WD40 repeat-containing subunit B1 homolog KTN80.1 isoform X2: MHDFKFHEGPIRSIDFHPLEFLLATGSADKTVKFWDLETFELIGSTRPEAAGVRAITFHPDGRTLFSGLDESLKVYSWEPVICHDSVDMGWSTLGDLCIHEGKLLSCSSYRNSVGVWVADVALIEPYGASSVSGQKEPKDSNSAFKNSLASKSTGGGLMTSNLQSLSPDYETKEIKNIYIDTTGGKPVAPQKAESLSSPKILFSLDSKEISYDASKKQSPASRVEMKSNEVSKDKPPVVPCDSPEVKDSPSSVRESITFSKTRRGMLLRPAHIRKPSNSKMDFEKLSVSVDSSRKTDLERLPVVDSANICHITNDLNNAPEPNLKTSAVSEEIHIDSHRTNSDIISIEKFEKIPPTSAETTSEQDCCNKSVENTKGANSVKFVNGVAVVPGRTRTLVERFERREKTHDVQTTVSPSYVLEPERFEKREKTNDVQTTISPSYVLEPERFEKREKTNDVPTTISPSYVLEPERFEKREKTNDVPTTISPSYVLEPEKTKEQTNSFEIQVATPQILETEKTRKQTNDYRMQAVTIPSHVSETEKTRERTNKYEVQAVAIPSHVSETEKAREQTNNYEVRVMVSPRTPETKRMASNCEAKPRNNYEVKTRNNYEAKSTIRPSLVPETDRSDNLQKGEPQISGRDSTSANDRDVIEDIMQSHDVFLSTLRSRLTKLQVVRHFWERNDMKGAINAMTKLPDHSVQADVISVLIEKMDVLTLDLFSCLLPVLVGLLDSKIERHASLSMEILLKLVAVFGHVISSAVSAPPVVGVDLHAEQRVQCCKQCFTQLQKIQKIIPSFVRRGGSLARSAQELNLVLQQC, translated from the exons ATGCATGATTTCAAGTTCCATGAAGGACCTATTCGATCCATTGATTTTCATCCACTTGAGTTTCTCCTCGCGACAG GGTCGGCGGACAAAACTGTAAAATTCTGGGATTTGGAAACCTTTGAACTGATTGGATCTACAAGACCTGAG GCTGCTGGAGTACGTGCAATCACCTTCCATCCAGATGGGAGGACCCTGTTTTCTGGTCTGGATGAAAGTTTGAAG GTATATTCATGGGAGCCTGTCATTTGTCATGATTCTGTTGACATGGGATGGTCAACACTTGGTGATCTTTGCATTCATGAGGGGAAACTTTTGAGTTGCTCATCTTATCGAAATTCTGTTGGAGTTTGGGTAGCTGATGTAGCG CTTATTGAGCCTTATGGAGCTAGTTCAGTATCTGGGCAAAAGGAGCCAAAAGATTCCAATTCTGCCTTCAAGAACAGTCTAGCTTCAAAAAGCACTGGAGGTGGTTTGATGACTTCAAACCTACAATCTCTGTCTCCTGATTACGAAACAAAGGAGATAAAGAATATATACATAGACA cAACTGGTGGAAAGCCTGTTGCACCACAGAAGGCAGAATCTTTAAGCTCCCCAAAAATTCTGTTTTCATTGGATTCAAAGGAGATTAGCTATGATGCAAGCAAAAAGCAAAGTCCTGCATCGAGAGTAGAAATGAAATCTAATGAAGTATCGAAAGACAAACCCCCAGTTGTACCTTGTGATAGTCCTGAGGTTAAGGACTCACCCAGCTCTGTAAGGGAATCTATCACATTTTCCAAGACAAGGCGTGGAATGTTGCTCAGGCCAGCTCATATAAGAAAGCCATCCAATAGTAAAATGGACTTTGAAAAATTGTCAGTGTCAGTTGATTCAAGTAGAAAAACTGATCTTGAGAGACTACCAGTTGTAGATTCTGCAAACATCTGTCATATCACCAATGATTTGAATAATGCTCCAGAACCAAACTTGAAAACAAGTGCTGTATCTGAAGAAATACATATAGATTCTCATAGAACAAATTCTGATATCATTAGTATCGAGAAGTTCGAAAAAATTCCCCCTACGTCCGCTGAGACAACTTCAGAACAAGATTGCT GCAACAAATCAGTTGAGAATACCAAAGGGGCAAACTCTGTTAAATTTGTAAATGGAG TTGCAGTTGTTCCTGGAAGGACGCGGACTCTCGTTGAGAGGTTTGAaaggagagagaaaactcaTGATGTACAGACAACAGTTTCACCATCTTATGTCCTTGAACCAGAGAGGtttgaaaagagagaaaaaactaATGATGTACAGACAACAATTTCACCATCGTATGTCCTTGAACCAGAGAGGtttgaaaagagagaaaaaactaATGATGTACCGACAACAATTTCACCATCGTATGTCCTTGAACCAGAGAGGtttgaaaagagagaaaaaactaATGATGTACCGACAACAATTTCACCATCTTACGTCCTTGAACCAGAGAAGACAAAAGAACAAACTAATAGCTTTGAAATACAGGTGGCCACACCTCAGATCCTTGAAACTGAGAAGACACGTAAACAAACTAATGACTATAGAATGCAGGCGGTTACTATACCTTCTCATGTCTCTGAAACTGAGAAGACACGTGAACGAACTAATAAATATGAAGTACAGGCAGTGGCTATTCCTTCCCACGTCTCTGAAACTGAAAAGGCAAGAGAACAAACTAACAACTATGAAGTACGAGTAATGGTTAGTCCTCGTACCCCTGAAACTAAGAGGATGGCTTCTAACTGTGAAGCAAAACCAAGAAATAACTATGAagtaaaaacaagaaataactATGAAGCAAAATCAACTATTAGACCTTCTCTTGTCCCTGAAACAGATCGAAGTGACAATTTACAG AAAGGAGAGCCTCAAATTTCTGGAAGAGATTCTACCTCTGCAAATGACAGGGATGTCATTGAAGACATAATGCAATCTCATGATGTATTCTTAAGTACCCTCCGATCCCGCTTGACAAAATTGCAG GTGGTGCGACACTTTTGGGAGCGGAATGACATGAAAGGTGCCATTAATGCCATGACAAAACTTCCAGATCATTCG GTGCAAGCAGATGTGATCAGCGTTCTCATTGAGAAGATGGATGTCTTGACTCTGGATTTATTCTCGTGCCTACTCCCTGTACTTGTGGGTTTATTGGATAGCAAGATAGAAAG GCATGCCAGTTTGTCAATGGAGATTCTATTGAAGCTTGTAGCAGTTTTTGGTCATGTTATAAGCTCAGCAGTATCAGCACCTCCAGTAGTTGGCGTTGACCTTCATGCAGAGCAGAG GGTACAATGCTGCAAGCAATGCTTTACCCAACTGCAGAAGATTCAAAAAATCATTCCATCATTTGTAAG GAGAGGTGGTTCACTAGCGAGAAGTGCTCAGGAATTGAATCTAGTACTTCAACAATGTTAA
- the LOC120083124 gene encoding katanin p80 WD40 repeat-containing subunit B1 homolog KTN80.1 isoform X1, whose amino-acid sequence MAKRGYKLQEFAAHSGNVNCLSIGKKACRLFITGGDDYKVNLWAIGKPNSLMSLCGHTNPVESVAFDSAEILVLAGASSGAIKLWDLEEAKMVRTLSGHRSNCTAVEFHPFGEFFASGSRDTNLKIWDIRKKGCIHTYKGHTQGISTIKFTPDGRWVVSGGFDSAVKVWDLTAGKLMHDFKFHEGPIRSIDFHPLEFLLATGSADKTVKFWDLETFELIGSTRPEAAGVRAITFHPDGRTLFSGLDESLKVYSWEPVICHDSVDMGWSTLGDLCIHEGKLLSCSSYRNSVGVWVADVALIEPYGASSVSGQKEPKDSNSAFKNSLASKSTGGGLMTSNLQSLSPDYETKEIKNIYIDTTGGKPVAPQKAESLSSPKILFSLDSKEISYDASKKQSPASRVEMKSNEVSKDKPPVVPCDSPEVKDSPSSVRESITFSKTRRGMLLRPAHIRKPSNSKMDFEKLSVSVDSSRKTDLERLPVVDSANICHITNDLNNAPEPNLKTSAVSEEIHIDSHRTNSDIISIEKFEKIPPTSAETTSEQDCCNKSVENTKGANSVKFVNGVAVVPGRTRTLVERFERREKTHDVQTTVSPSYVLEPERFEKREKTNDVQTTISPSYVLEPERFEKREKTNDVPTTISPSYVLEPERFEKREKTNDVPTTISPSYVLEPEKTKEQTNSFEIQVATPQILETEKTRKQTNDYRMQAVTIPSHVSETEKTRERTNKYEVQAVAIPSHVSETEKAREQTNNYEVRVMVSPRTPETKRMASNCEAKPRNNYEVKTRNNYEAKSTIRPSLVPETDRSDNLQKGEPQISGRDSTSANDRDVIEDIMQSHDVFLSTLRSRLTKLQVVRHFWERNDMKGAINAMTKLPDHSVQADVISVLIEKMDVLTLDLFSCLLPVLVGLLDSKIERHASLSMEILLKLVAVFGHVISSAVSAPPVVGVDLHAEQRVQCCKQCFTQLQKIQKIIPSFVRRGGSLARSAQELNLVLQQC is encoded by the exons ATGGCGAAGCGTGGATATAAACTAC AGGAATTTGCGGCACACTCAGGGAATGTCAACTGTCTAAGTATTGGGAAGAAAGCTTGCCGACTGTTTATAACTGGTGGAGATGATTATAAAGTCAACCTTTGGGCTATTGGAAAACCTAATTCTTTGATG AGTCTTTGTGGTCATACTAATCCAGTTGAATCAGTAGCTTTTGATTCAGCCGAAATTTTGGTGCTTGCTGGAGCCTCATCTGGTGCAATAAAGTTGTGGGATCTTGAAGAGGCTAAAA TGGTTCGCACTCTTTCTGGTCACAGATCAAACTGCACGGCAGTTGAGTTTCATCCATTTGGCGAGTTCTTTGCATCAGGTTCTAGAGACACTAATCTAAAAATCTGGGATATCAGAAAGAAAGGTTGCATTCACACATACAAGGGGCACACTCAAGGCATTAGTACTATCAAGTTCACACCAGATGGTCGCTGGGTAGTCTCTGGTGGATTTGATAGTGCTGTGAAG GTATGGGATTTAACTGCTGGAAAGCTGATGCATGATTTCAAGTTCCATGAAGGACCTATTCGATCCATTGATTTTCATCCACTTGAGTTTCTCCTCGCGACAG GGTCGGCGGACAAAACTGTAAAATTCTGGGATTTGGAAACCTTTGAACTGATTGGATCTACAAGACCTGAG GCTGCTGGAGTACGTGCAATCACCTTCCATCCAGATGGGAGGACCCTGTTTTCTGGTCTGGATGAAAGTTTGAAG GTATATTCATGGGAGCCTGTCATTTGTCATGATTCTGTTGACATGGGATGGTCAACACTTGGTGATCTTTGCATTCATGAGGGGAAACTTTTGAGTTGCTCATCTTATCGAAATTCTGTTGGAGTTTGGGTAGCTGATGTAGCG CTTATTGAGCCTTATGGAGCTAGTTCAGTATCTGGGCAAAAGGAGCCAAAAGATTCCAATTCTGCCTTCAAGAACAGTCTAGCTTCAAAAAGCACTGGAGGTGGTTTGATGACTTCAAACCTACAATCTCTGTCTCCTGATTACGAAACAAAGGAGATAAAGAATATATACATAGACA cAACTGGTGGAAAGCCTGTTGCACCACAGAAGGCAGAATCTTTAAGCTCCCCAAAAATTCTGTTTTCATTGGATTCAAAGGAGATTAGCTATGATGCAAGCAAAAAGCAAAGTCCTGCATCGAGAGTAGAAATGAAATCTAATGAAGTATCGAAAGACAAACCCCCAGTTGTACCTTGTGATAGTCCTGAGGTTAAGGACTCACCCAGCTCTGTAAGGGAATCTATCACATTTTCCAAGACAAGGCGTGGAATGTTGCTCAGGCCAGCTCATATAAGAAAGCCATCCAATAGTAAAATGGACTTTGAAAAATTGTCAGTGTCAGTTGATTCAAGTAGAAAAACTGATCTTGAGAGACTACCAGTTGTAGATTCTGCAAACATCTGTCATATCACCAATGATTTGAATAATGCTCCAGAACCAAACTTGAAAACAAGTGCTGTATCTGAAGAAATACATATAGATTCTCATAGAACAAATTCTGATATCATTAGTATCGAGAAGTTCGAAAAAATTCCCCCTACGTCCGCTGAGACAACTTCAGAACAAGATTGCT GCAACAAATCAGTTGAGAATACCAAAGGGGCAAACTCTGTTAAATTTGTAAATGGAG TTGCAGTTGTTCCTGGAAGGACGCGGACTCTCGTTGAGAGGTTTGAaaggagagagaaaactcaTGATGTACAGACAACAGTTTCACCATCTTATGTCCTTGAACCAGAGAGGtttgaaaagagagaaaaaactaATGATGTACAGACAACAATTTCACCATCGTATGTCCTTGAACCAGAGAGGtttgaaaagagagaaaaaactaATGATGTACCGACAACAATTTCACCATCGTATGTCCTTGAACCAGAGAGGtttgaaaagagagaaaaaactaATGATGTACCGACAACAATTTCACCATCTTACGTCCTTGAACCAGAGAAGACAAAAGAACAAACTAATAGCTTTGAAATACAGGTGGCCACACCTCAGATCCTTGAAACTGAGAAGACACGTAAACAAACTAATGACTATAGAATGCAGGCGGTTACTATACCTTCTCATGTCTCTGAAACTGAGAAGACACGTGAACGAACTAATAAATATGAAGTACAGGCAGTGGCTATTCCTTCCCACGTCTCTGAAACTGAAAAGGCAAGAGAACAAACTAACAACTATGAAGTACGAGTAATGGTTAGTCCTCGTACCCCTGAAACTAAGAGGATGGCTTCTAACTGTGAAGCAAAACCAAGAAATAACTATGAagtaaaaacaagaaataactATGAAGCAAAATCAACTATTAGACCTTCTCTTGTCCCTGAAACAGATCGAAGTGACAATTTACAG AAAGGAGAGCCTCAAATTTCTGGAAGAGATTCTACCTCTGCAAATGACAGGGATGTCATTGAAGACATAATGCAATCTCATGATGTATTCTTAAGTACCCTCCGATCCCGCTTGACAAAATTGCAG GTGGTGCGACACTTTTGGGAGCGGAATGACATGAAAGGTGCCATTAATGCCATGACAAAACTTCCAGATCATTCG GTGCAAGCAGATGTGATCAGCGTTCTCATTGAGAAGATGGATGTCTTGACTCTGGATTTATTCTCGTGCCTACTCCCTGTACTTGTGGGTTTATTGGATAGCAAGATAGAAAG GCATGCCAGTTTGTCAATGGAGATTCTATTGAAGCTTGTAGCAGTTTTTGGTCATGTTATAAGCTCAGCAGTATCAGCACCTCCAGTAGTTGGCGTTGACCTTCATGCAGAGCAGAG GGTACAATGCTGCAAGCAATGCTTTACCCAACTGCAGAAGATTCAAAAAATCATTCCATCATTTGTAAG GAGAGGTGGTTCACTAGCGAGAAGTGCTCAGGAATTGAATCTAGTACTTCAACAATGTTAA